GCGCAGCTTCTCAAGCGCATCGGCCAAATTCATTTGCTGGGAGCGCGTTAAATCGCTTTTAATGAAATAGTAGCCCTCCTTGTTGAGCTTATTGGCCAGCACCTGGAGCAGCTTCTCGCGCGTTTTCGTTGGAATCCATTCTGCTTCAGCTAGCTTGAAGCGTATGTCCACTTTGGTGTTCACTGTGTTCACGTGCTGTCCACCGGGACCCGAGCTGCGACTGTAACTGATTTCTAGCTTATCCATGGGTATGTAGCCATTGAATTTGTCACCGCTGCCGGGCTGCAGTAAGAGATGCGTTAGTAAGTagtataaattaaagaatttaatgttttttacTCACTGGAGGCGGCGGCGTGTAAAGCTGTAGTCGAGCATTGGGATAGATTTTGTCGAGCGACAAGTCGCTTTGGTAGGACAGCTGGCGGCCCAGCAAAGTGGCGCTGCTGTAGCCACTGTTGTTCTGCCGTAGTACACTAATGAAAGCACGcgttattttattcatatttattaaaacaaattaaacgaaatgcaattgaaacGAACTAACAGCGGCGGCCTGTTACGACAACTACAAACAGCTGATTGCGCACCGCGTTGCCAACTATCCTAATTTGTGACCTGCCtccacctttttttttttgtttggtatataccTTTGCACTTGCGAAAatacttgattttatttaaatatagtttattacaGTGCTTAAACAGCTGATAgagaattattaaaatgaatgaacaattattaataagtgGAATTATTAAGTACCGAAAAAATAATTAGACAAACACCTAAGTGCAGTGCAATCAGCTGTTAATTAtgtttgtggtatattttgtgccgTAAAATAGTTAATTTGGTATAGCTCTTGCGGCCACTTTGCATTAAAACGTGTTGTGAAAACAAACCACGAAATGGAGGTGGACGAAGTGAAACTCGAGGAGACGCTGCCGGCAAATCCCAATCCCAACATTATAACTGAACGTAATGCGAACATTATATCTGGTGGAAATGTCTTCTACAATCCGGTGCAAGAGTTCAATCGAGATCTGAGCATTGCAGTGCTAAATGTGCATTTCCAACGTCTGGCTAAAGAGCGTGCTGAAAAGttgctgaagcagcagcagcgcagcaagCTGAAGCAACAGGAGAATGGCGAGCAGCTGACGCCAACACCGACAGAGGCAACGTCAccagccaacaacaattatgTTGCTGGCACCAAATATGACGATGGCATGCGTATTTTGGAAGCATTGGCGGCAACGGGTTTGCGTAGCATACGATATGCTCAGGAGATAGCTGGCGTCAGGCAGATCATTGCCAACGATTTGTCGCGCCAAGCTGTGGAGTCCATCAACACCAATGTGCGCCACAACGGAGTGGAGCATTTAATTGAGACAAGTCATGCGGATGCCATGTAAGTTGCAGGCGAATGCTTCAGGAGTGGATTTATGTGTGAAAGGTCGAAAATTCCAGTGTTCTAATATACTAACATTGCAGGACGCTTATGTACACTTCAACTGCACCGGAGAAGCGCTTCGATGCCGTCGATCTGGATCCTTATGGCTGTCCAAATCGCTTCCTCGACGGCGCCATGCAATG
This DNA window, taken from Drosophila nasuta strain 15112-1781.00 chromosome 2L, ASM2355853v1, whole genome shotgun sequence, encodes the following:
- the LOC132797443 gene encoding large ribosomal subunit protein mL62 yields the protein MNKITRAFISVLRQNNSGYSSATLLGRQLSYQSDLSLDKIYPNARLQLYTPPPPPGSGDKFNGYIPMDKLEISYSRSSGPGGQHVNTVNTKVDIRFKLAEAEWIPTKTREKLLQVLANKLNKEGYYFIKSDLTRSQQMNLADALEKLRTVIRAQEVEPVAPSEETIEKLRRRQEKAARQRLQLKRDRSQVKADRRAPSGVDF